Proteins encoded by one window of Pseudomonas coleopterorum:
- a CDS encoding DUF4055 domain-containing protein: MPDVQFKRTEYDGAQSRWRLVRDVCKGSETVKHRGDLYLPRPNPGDTSDDNKARYLSYIARSVFYNATGRTKNSLVGAVFRTWPTLTVPAALDYVAKDVDGQGVSIYQQSQAVIGHLLEVGRHGLLVDYPTVESGAVSVADSVASGIRPTVASYVAESIINWKARKVGGQYLLSLVVLKEVVDKETEDGFGVEAKDQYRVLRLTDEGVYQQELWDEEGGWTAATEVQTPLDGAGQPWRVIPFIFVGSENNDSSIDDAPLYDMAEINIGHYRNSADYEEASYLVGQPQPWMAGLDEQWRDHLEETGIYLGARAPWLLPANGTCGMLQAQPNTLAKEAMDAKESQMVALGARLIERGSAVKTATQADNESAAEHSVLSLVVSNVSEAYTQCLAWMQQFMRLSGEAEYKLNQDFSQITLDATILSALFNAVQGGRLPAADFWQYLRDRGVINPEKTDDQIRGELEAETASLGLDDEEDEDDGAAAGNT; the protein is encoded by the coding sequence ATGCCAGACGTCCAATTCAAACGCACCGAATACGACGGCGCCCAATCGCGTTGGCGCTTGGTGCGTGACGTCTGCAAGGGCTCCGAAACTGTAAAGCACCGCGGCGATTTGTACCTGCCCCGACCAAACCCGGGCGATACATCGGACGACAACAAGGCGCGGTACCTGAGCTACATCGCTCGTTCCGTGTTCTACAACGCCACCGGCCGCACGAAGAACAGCCTTGTGGGTGCAGTCTTCCGCACCTGGCCGACATTGACTGTTCCGGCCGCGCTCGACTACGTCGCAAAGGACGTGGATGGCCAGGGCGTGAGCATCTACCAGCAGTCCCAAGCCGTCATTGGCCATCTGCTGGAGGTTGGCCGTCACGGCCTGCTGGTTGACTACCCCACGGTTGAATCAGGCGCTGTGAGCGTCGCTGACAGCGTTGCCAGCGGTATCCGGCCAACCGTTGCCAGCTACGTCGCTGAGTCGATCATCAACTGGAAGGCTCGCAAGGTTGGCGGTCAGTACCTGCTGAGCCTGGTCGTGCTCAAGGAAGTGGTCGACAAAGAAACCGAGGATGGTTTCGGCGTTGAGGCGAAAGACCAATACCGGGTTCTGCGCCTGACTGATGAGGGCGTCTATCAGCAGGAGCTTTGGGACGAAGAGGGTGGCTGGACTGCGGCGACCGAGGTGCAAACCCCGCTCGATGGTGCAGGTCAACCATGGCGGGTAATTCCGTTCATCTTCGTGGGCAGCGAGAACAACGATTCCAGCATTGACGACGCGCCGCTGTACGACATGGCCGAGATCAACATCGGCCACTACCGCAACAGCGCCGACTACGAGGAGGCCAGCTACTTGGTCGGTCAGCCTCAGCCGTGGATGGCGGGCCTGGACGAGCAGTGGCGGGATCACCTGGAAGAGACTGGGATCTACCTCGGTGCGCGTGCGCCGTGGTTGCTACCTGCCAATGGCACATGCGGCATGCTGCAGGCTCAACCCAACACACTGGCCAAGGAGGCCATGGACGCCAAGGAAAGCCAGATGGTTGCCCTGGGCGCCCGGCTGATCGAACGCGGCAGCGCAGTGAAGACTGCCACGCAGGCCGACAACGAAAGCGCCGCTGAGCACAGCGTGCTGTCGCTGGTCGTCAGCAACGTAAGCGAGGCTTACACCCAGTGCCTGGCCTGGATGCAGCAGTTCATGCGCCTGTCCGGTGAGGCTGAGTACAAGCTCAACCAGGACTTCAGCCAGATCACCCTGGACGCGACCATCCTCTCTGCGCTGTTCAATGCTGTGCAGGGCGGGCGCCTACCGGCTGCCGACTTCTGGCAGTACCTGCGCGATCGCGGCGTGATCAACCCAGAGAAGACCGACGACCAGATCCGTGGCGAGCTTGAGGCTGAAACGGCAAGCCTGGGCCTGGATGATGAGGAAGACGAAGATGACGGAGCAGCAGCAGGCAATACTTGA
- a CDS encoding minor capsid protein — MTEQQQAILDATIRNAVFLERLKASEVEKFAPFLKEIDRSLRQRLNRGDLSTYTIERLNRLLDEVGALLLGIFGRFTDQLTLDLVDLANYEAQFEATNLTKAAPITVSVEAVVPTAAAIRSAILTNPLSIRGADGGKLLEPFIKDWTTAERNRVTGAIRQGFFEGQTNSQIIQRLRGTKALKYSDGILAVTDRNATTVVRTSIQHVATQARMETAKANTDIVTRIELVATLDSKTSQICRTLDGKTFPVDSGPRPPFHPNCRTTFVMVTRLSELFAQGATRASKGADGPGQVSADLTYYEWLKKQPAAFQDQAIGKARGALFRNGGLTTERFSELQLDRNFKPLNLEQMKALEPLAFERAGI, encoded by the coding sequence ATGACGGAGCAGCAGCAGGCAATACTTGATGCCACGATCCGCAACGCCGTCTTTCTGGAGCGATTGAAAGCCTCGGAAGTGGAGAAGTTTGCCCCATTCCTCAAGGAGATCGACCGATCGCTACGCCAGCGGCTCAATCGTGGTGACCTGAGCACTTACACGATTGAGCGGCTCAATAGGCTGCTGGACGAGGTAGGCGCTCTGCTCTTGGGTATCTTCGGCCGATTCACGGATCAGCTGACGCTTGACCTGGTGGACCTTGCCAATTATGAGGCCCAGTTCGAGGCGACCAATCTGACCAAGGCAGCACCTATCACCGTGAGCGTCGAAGCAGTGGTGCCCACGGCGGCTGCAATCAGGTCAGCGATCCTCACCAACCCTCTGAGCATTCGTGGGGCAGATGGCGGCAAGCTTCTGGAGCCCTTCATCAAGGATTGGACCACTGCCGAGCGCAACCGGGTAACCGGTGCGATCCGGCAGGGATTCTTCGAAGGGCAGACCAACAGCCAGATCATTCAGCGCCTTCGCGGCACCAAGGCGCTGAAGTATTCAGATGGAATCCTGGCTGTCACAGACCGCAACGCGACGACGGTGGTGCGCACATCCATCCAGCACGTTGCCACCCAGGCGCGCATGGAGACGGCCAAGGCCAACACCGACATCGTGACCAGGATCGAGCTGGTGGCCACACTCGACAGCAAGACCAGTCAGATCTGCAGGACGCTAGACGGCAAGACGTTCCCGGTGGATTCGGGGCCTCGGCCGCCATTCCATCCGAACTGCCGAACCACCTTCGTTATGGTGACCAGGCTCAGCGAGTTGTTCGCTCAAGGCGCCACGCGCGCTTCGAAAGGCGCTGACGGGCCAGGCCAGGTCAGTGCTGACCTCACCTACTACGAGTGGCTCAAGAAGCAGCCTGCAGCATTCCAGGATCAGGCCATCGGCAAGGCCCGCGGCGCCCTGTTCCGCAATGGCGGCTTGACCACCGAACGATTCTCCGAGCTCCAGCTCGACCGCAACTTCAAACCGCTGAACCTCGAGCAGATGAAGGCCCTAGAGCCTTTGGCGTTCGAGCGCGCAGGCATCTGA
- a CDS encoding DnaT-like ssDNA-binding protein yields the protein MLIIEDGTGKPNADSYSTAEELVSYAMMYGVTIPADEVAQEALLRRAALAMNGMKWKGRRTNPDQALAWPRKDVIVDTEIKPSNYIPARIQYGQMALAAEIHADDVDPVDSRKGAVTLERVEGAVTREYAAISSTSSRLLPAAPDRPSRSQFADYLLKRGLFAVRA from the coding sequence ATGCTCATCATCGAGGACGGTACCGGCAAGCCAAATGCCGACAGCTACTCAACGGCGGAGGAACTGGTCAGCTACGCCATGATGTATGGCGTGACCATTCCGGCCGATGAGGTGGCGCAGGAGGCGCTGCTGCGCCGGGCCGCCTTGGCGATGAATGGCATGAAGTGGAAAGGACGCCGAACAAACCCGGATCAGGCCTTGGCCTGGCCCCGGAAGGACGTGATCGTCGATACCGAGATCAAGCCTTCCAACTACATTCCTGCACGTATCCAGTACGGGCAGATGGCGCTTGCCGCCGAGATCCATGCCGATGACGTTGACCCGGTTGATTCGCGCAAGGGCGCGGTCACCCTGGAGCGTGTCGAAGGCGCTGTGACGCGTGAGTACGCCGCGATCAGCAGCACCAGCAGCAGACTGTTGCCGGCGGCGCCAGACCGGCCCAGCCGCTCGCAGTTCGCTGATTACCTACTCAAGCGGGGGCTCTTCGCCGTCCGCGCCTGA
- a CDS encoding HNH endonuclease — protein MAEADKVCSESGCARKHYGRGLCGLHYQRQRKSGSTTANGTERGAPKRMLDAACDSKSELCLIWKFSVGGHGYGQINIGGAPRLVHRIVCEKLHGPAPSCEFEAAHSCGNPLCINPQHLAWATPVANQSDKYKHQTDNKTVQNWQRKLTTQDVVEIRENVLGLTIKQAAAHYGVSLSSIIRVRALKQNADVI, from the coding sequence ATGGCAGAAGCAGATAAGGTCTGCAGCGAAAGCGGCTGCGCCAGAAAGCATTACGGCCGCGGATTGTGCGGACTGCACTATCAACGGCAACGGAAGTCCGGCAGCACCACTGCAAATGGCACTGAGCGCGGCGCGCCAAAACGGATGCTGGATGCAGCATGTGATTCGAAATCTGAACTTTGTCTGATTTGGAAATTTTCCGTAGGCGGCCACGGCTATGGCCAAATCAATATCGGCGGGGCGCCCAGGCTTGTTCATCGCATTGTCTGCGAGAAATTACACGGTCCGGCACCTTCGTGCGAGTTCGAAGCAGCCCACTCTTGCGGCAATCCGCTCTGCATAAACCCACAGCACCTTGCTTGGGCTACACCAGTTGCCAACCAGTCGGATAAGTACAAACACCAAACAGATAACAAAACAGTCCAGAACTGGCAGCGCAAGCTGACCACACAAGATGTTGTCGAGATTCGGGAAAACGTGCTTGGGTTAACTATCAAGCAGGCTGCTGCGCACTATGGTGTATCGCTGAGCAGCATTATTCGAGTCCGTGCGCTAAAGCAGAACGCTGACGTGATCTAA
- a CDS encoding HK97 gp10 family phage protein, translating to MSKYAGKQGSFGLQLAEFAEKANAAINASVREVAIEIGNSLIRMSPVDTGRFRANWHASLDFIEPYTFDDLDPSGRETIESLVAAFNDFRPGQQIYIVNNLPYAIPLEYGHSAQAPGGMVRITLARFQRIVDEAIRNNQV from the coding sequence ATGAGCAAGTACGCGGGCAAGCAGGGCAGCTTCGGACTGCAGCTGGCCGAGTTTGCAGAAAAAGCCAATGCGGCGATCAATGCCTCAGTACGCGAAGTGGCCATAGAGATCGGCAACTCGCTGATCCGCATGTCTCCAGTGGATACCGGCCGATTCAGGGCCAACTGGCACGCCTCTTTGGACTTCATTGAGCCATACACCTTTGACGATCTCGACCCAAGCGGGCGCGAGACGATCGAATCGCTTGTGGCCGCATTCAACGACTTTCGGCCAGGTCAGCAGATCTACATCGTGAACAATCTGCCCTACGCCATCCCGCTCGAGTACGGCCACTCTGCTCAGGCGCCCGGAGGGATGGTGCGGATCACTCTGGCCCGATTCCAGCGGATCGTCGACGAAGCCATCAGGAACAACCAGGTATGA
- a CDS encoding phage tail terminator-like protein: MTHATIRKIYEARLQAWAAARVPALRIAYQGDKFEPQAGETYLAAFTLPASVDSQDLQGAHRLYLGIFQVSIVTPAGKGAGSAEAIADELAALFPLNLRLTRDGMTVMVYTPVEPGPGISEDATYTVPVSFRYRSDTI, from the coding sequence ATGACTCACGCGACGATACGCAAGATCTACGAGGCTCGACTCCAGGCTTGGGCCGCCGCTCGGGTACCGGCACTGCGCATCGCCTATCAGGGCGACAAGTTCGAACCCCAAGCCGGCGAGACCTACCTGGCAGCCTTCACTCTGCCGGCCAGCGTCGATAGCCAGGACCTGCAAGGCGCGCACCGGCTCTACCTCGGCATATTCCAGGTGAGCATCGTCACACCGGCAGGCAAGGGTGCAGGCTCAGCCGAGGCGATCGCTGACGAGCTGGCAGCGCTGTTCCCGCTGAACCTGCGCCTGACGCGTGATGGGATGACAGTCATGGTCTACACGCCCGTTGAGCCAGGCCCAGGCATCAGCGAGGACGCCACCTACACCGTCCCGGTCTCCTTCCGATACCGCTCAGACACCATCTAA
- a CDS encoding phage tail protein → MAFRLPNGATMEIAATFSALALVTAISNANPAVATSNAHSFEDGDIVVVTSGWSRLNERAVRVDNSLTNTFALEGVNTLNTQVYTAGGGAGSARSVDSWVQIPQITDVASTGGEQQFLTVGFLEDDEDKQIPTNKNPISMTLTVADDPTLPYVPVVEAADEDKEARVLRLNLPDGSSILYNAFVSITSTPTLGRNALMTRTITISLTSRIARYMAA, encoded by the coding sequence ATGGCATTTCGTCTGCCCAACGGCGCAACCATGGAAATCGCAGCCACTTTCAGCGCTCTGGCGCTGGTCACTGCGATCAGCAACGCAAACCCGGCCGTGGCCACTTCGAACGCTCACAGCTTCGAGGATGGCGACATCGTTGTCGTTACCTCCGGCTGGTCGCGCCTCAACGAGCGTGCGGTGCGCGTCGACAATTCGCTGACCAACACCTTCGCGCTTGAAGGCGTCAACACCCTCAACACCCAGGTCTACACCGCCGGCGGCGGCGCTGGCAGTGCGCGCTCCGTCGACAGCTGGGTGCAGATCCCGCAGATCACCGATGTGGCATCCACCGGTGGCGAGCAACAGTTCCTCACTGTCGGCTTCCTGGAAGACGACGAGGACAAGCAGATCCCCACCAACAAGAACCCGATCAGCATGACGCTGACGGTCGCCGACGACCCGACCCTGCCATATGTGCCCGTGGTCGAAGCCGCCGACGAGGACAAGGAAGCCCGCGTCCTGCGACTGAACCTGCCGGATGGCTCCTCGATCCTCTACAACGCCTTCGTGTCGATCACCTCGACCCCAACTCTGGGCCGAAATGCGCTGATGACTCGCACCATCACCATCTCGCTGACCAGCCGTATCGCCCGCTACATGGCCGCGTAA
- a CDS encoding phage tail assembly chaperone, which yields MPSFKIAQPTTFTVKVPIPQVGLQPAMVGMTFKHRNREEIAELYDQWDKQVEQLRKSFEGKEPTLAEVTAAEIDNSARQVKDLVVSWGFDDEFSDENIRELVKSCMGVSDAIVQAYGDAYTKARLGN from the coding sequence ATGCCCAGCTTCAAGATCGCTCAACCGACCACGTTCACCGTGAAGGTGCCTATCCCGCAGGTCGGCCTCCAGCCTGCGATGGTGGGGATGACGTTCAAACACCGCAACCGCGAGGAAATCGCCGAGCTGTACGACCAGTGGGACAAGCAGGTCGAGCAGCTTCGCAAGAGCTTCGAAGGCAAGGAGCCGACTCTCGCCGAGGTCACCGCCGCCGAGATCGACAACAGCGCGCGACAGGTGAAGGACCTGGTCGTCTCCTGGGGCTTCGACGATGAGTTCAGCGACGAGAACATCCGTGAACTGGTCAAGAGCTGCATGGGCGTGTCCGACGCCATCGTGCAAGCCTATGGCGACGCCTACACCAAGGCCCGCCTGGGAAACTGA